The Liolophura sinensis isolate JHLJ2023 chromosome 6, CUHK_Ljap_v2, whole genome shotgun sequence genomic sequence AATGCATGATTTTGCGTGCCACAGACCACCAACAAGTGAATCTGATGAATGACCTGAGACAAACCCCACTTCATCTCTCTGTCATAACCAATCAGCCTCACATCAGTAAAAAACTCATGCTTTCTGGAGCCTTATTGGAACTGACAGACAACAAAGGAAATACTGCCCTTCACATTGCGTGTAAAGAGGGTTACAGGGACTGTGTGGAAGTACTTACTACACCTTTTTATTCCGAAGACATCAGGTGCCCTTACGCTCTTCCTGTGCAAAATGTTCCACAAAATTTGGAAATGGCGAATTATGAAGGTAATTTGAATTTTTCCTTGTTTAGTGGAACTATTACTGATGGTTTTTAGCAGGTGCTTTGTCCTCGCAAATTAGACAGGGATATTTATCTATCCAGAATTACATTATGATATACACGCAAAAGttgatatgaatattaatgtgTCTCTGGGTTACAATACAAAGTAGTTCCAGTAGCGATAAGTAGCTCTTGTGtcataaaaagaacaattacatTTTGGACCTTCCTTGTGTTGTTCTCATTCGATTATGCTTTGTCCATTGATATCAAAACCACTCATGTTTAATAGTCATCTTTCTAATAAATGTGCTGTTTATATTGTTCAGGTCAGACTTGTTTACACTTGGCAGCAGACAACTACCTGAGGCCACAACAAAAGCACACCTACCTTCAGATTGTCAAGCACCTGTTGAATATCGGGGCCAATGTCAATGCTCCAGTAAGTTTTTACAACTGCTCTTCCCAATgtctggattttttttgtcatttctgtcttctaatatttaaaaaacttgcagaaatattaatttattagtGATaatactgttcatttaaatCTGCCAAGTTGTACCGTGGATTTGAATGACAATTGGATATCTCTGCGAATAATCCTGACAACTGATTATTTACTTTTGCATCTTTTGTAGGATGGTAAGAGTGGAAGAACAATTCTGCACTATACGGCTGAGTACGGGAACATGAAGCTCATGTTGGTTATCCTTCAGCTGCCAGGTGTGAACCTCAATGCCACCACCTACGCTGGTAAAACAcccctaatgctggccattggGCGGGGCTTTCATGATCTGGCCCAAGGATTGGTCGAAGCAGGTGCTCATCCTCCTCCAGAGGGCTTTTACAACTTAGATAGTTCTGAAGATATGTCCGATGAAGACTCGGTAAGCtgtctttcacattttttatgCGAATTTAGCTGTGTGCAGTATGTGAGCCTTTTAAATATTAACTTTTCTCAAGGGAATGGGAGATAGGAGAATATCTTATACGGTCCATGGGCAAAGTCATATGCGTATATTGTATTATTGTAGCAATATTCAAGCAAAATACTTATATCTGTCTTGTTGGGTTTGTATAGATATTCATCTTTGTTAAACATAATACTCAGTCCACTATGTTACTGAACATAATACTCAGTCCACTATGTTACTGAACATAATACTCAGTCCACTATGTTACTGAACATAATACTCAGTCCACTATGTTACTGAACATAATACTCAATCCACTATGTTACTGAACATAATACTCAGTCCACTATGTTACTGAACATAATACTCAGTCCACTATGTTACTGAACATAATACTCAGTCCACTATGCTACTGAACATAATACTCAGTGCTCCCTGGCAAGACTTGTCTGGTTTAGTCAGTATTACTCAGTTGGTCATGTCTTTATCTTGTTTGTTTCACAGGGCAGTGAGTATGATGACATTTGTATTGATGGTCAGCCCTTGTCAAGAAGCTGAGCTGGCATCTGGAGGGGTCTTCCTATATCCTCTCCCCCAGGCACTGTCAGTGATGTCCTGTCATCTCCAGCCCCAATCCCAACAAGGGGAGGAGTCTAGGGGAGGAGTGGTCAGTCTAGAGTCTGACTGCTCCTCACACCAGCCAGGGCAGGTTTCCAGGCTGATGTCCAAAGAGAGGCTGGGGATCAACTGACAAGGCGGACTGAGCAGGCAGACTGGGCTTTTCCACAGGCAGGTCCTGTAAAAGCCCAGCTGTTTTTCCAGAACACTTTACAACTAGAGCCAAAAGGCCTTAGTGCTTTGGTCAGTTCGTCTGATGGTCATCTACAAATACAGAACGAAACTGTTAATGTTAAATCTGCTTGACCAGTTTCTGTTCACCGAATGACCAACTCTCTACAGTGTTATTTAATATTACTGTATATCTTTTCCAACCTTTGACTTGCACCGACATGTTTTCTTCcaagattttcattttattgagGGATGATGGCATTCGTTATGTTGTAATTTGCGACTGCTAGTATTTATTAGCTTGAAGCTGTAAAACTAGATTTTGTATGCTTAACTACTTGTTTTGGCATAAAGAGTTCTAACCTCTTTTAAAAAAGCAAATAGGGCTTATTACAGGGAGTATATGTAGGAACACCCTATGCAAAGTTAAACCAATGAACTAAAATAGAAGAGAATATACGTAGCTACAAGTATGTTATATTGTGGTCTTAAATctttcagttttaacatttttgaatttatacaaattaattttgatCTTATAGCATCAGTTCAGTGGTGGGTTCAGCTATATGACGAAACTCAGTTCTGGAATGTGGTAAATTGGTCATACAGATTTTGAAGATAGCTGTGGAAGCAAAGGGATACTATAGATGTTGCCATCAGATCTCCGAGAATTGGTGAAGAGTATTTGTCAGAGTAAAGAGTATAGCTACTTAAGCTATGGGGATTTTGTCAGGAAGAGAAGTTCGATATGAATACCAGGCGTAGACGCTTTCTGGGATTTATCTATCAGATAACCCAATTCACGAAAATATATTGGTATCAGGAAGAAAGTAGGGTTGGATTACCTACGTCAGCATGTAGGATCGTGCCACTAAGGCGATTAAGTTTGACAGTAGAAAGGCAGCGAAGAGCTTTGGAAAGTGAGATTGACATTTTCTGCTTAGCCAGTGCGAAATTTatagccagtgaaataaatatgtgtatatgaattaGAGCTTAGTAGTAGATGTGCGAGTGAACTGAAAGCCGCCAGTTCGGTtagaatgttgtgttaatgtCGACACCTGCATTATGATGATCTGTAATGTATGTTTGAGTTTGTAATTGTGGACAAACGTTTGTGATCAAGTTATATCGGGCagctatgtacatataattatcATTGTGAGAAATACACAAGTGTTTAGATTCAGAGTTATGTTCccttcatttattttgaatgtgGTGTTTCCTTCAAGGCCACGTGCCGCTGTTAGCAAAAggttatgtataatttattctGTACTTCAAGTGTCAGTATTAGAATTAGAGGTTAGAATtcagatgaaaaaaataaaacttttcataaaccaagaagttgagTTGTAGTGTTCTTCTCTTTGCTGGTAAATTAAGTGTACCAGAGTGGTTAATCGCGTTGAACCAGCTTGGCTAAAATCGAGATGACGCCTTTTTACTGCAGTGACACGGATGCTGAAATCGGCCCAATTATATCGATGATCTGAGGTAGTAAACTGCTTAAAACTCTGGAAGACGAATGCGACCACCTGTGTTTTGGAACAGGTCCTTATAATATTGGCGGATCGAAAATATATGATGCTTTTGTTAACATTAACTTTTGTATTCTCGACCCGCCGCTCCAGAACATCTACAAGTGAACTCATCTCAAAAGTACCCTGATGGTCTTAATGCATATCCAACACTccacatgttcatttattttatttcattgttcgTTAACGACATGCAGACTTAATGGGTAGATTACCGACCTTTGGTATGTTACTGGCAAATTTTCCCACATATGAGGTACAGGCAACATAGGAGCGTTTTCGAATGCAACGAACTGTGAGAGATGGGTAATCAAAATACATTCCCTCTCGAAGGCTTGATTCAAAACACCACCTggtgtgtcctagcgattgaaaggcaagtgCCTTCACCAATCCACCATCcaccaaaataatgttgtttttgtaaagtaatattaacaaaatatgcTGTATATGACACATCTATAGACAGAACAACGAAAAGACAGACGTCAATTGTATTGGGCATTTACATAATTCCTGTAATTTcagctgatatacatgtacctcggCTGTATAAGAGACACGCCCATTTCGAACGCCCATTATTCGGCATTGCTGACATAATCCTTGTAATTCCGTTCCATATTCCTCGGCTGATAGTGCACGGGACGCACCAATCATGCAATACTACTATGTGTATATCTATAAGGCATGCAAAGAGATAAACGGACGGGCACTCACTATTCGACATTGTTCACATTCATAGCATTCGTAGGGTGGAGGGAGTTGAATTTGTAATGGCGTGTACCCGTCCGAAGATGACGATTTACGATTCACAAGCATATTTCTTGTAATTTCTTTAAATATGCCTCAGTCAAGAGAGACGCGCCCAGTGCGGTCATATCTATTAGGTATATGCATGCGGAGTGATGAACGGGTGGATGCGGACTACATTCGCCCGTGTTCACATGCATAGCGCCCAGTGCCACTACTctaaaatattaatctgttaattttaacagaaagtctgttgtctgagtgatgctaaagtGTATTCTCTTGCTGTAACACAACAATGCGTCATATTccacataatatcctgttagacTAATAgaattaatagaacatgtgcattatatttaaaagaataatatattgtaatagcagaatacattctagcttcactcagacaacaaacattctgttaaaattaacagataaattttttagTGTATTTAAGCCAGAGTGTATAAATGAACTGAGCATATATCTAAGCATTCTTGTCCATTGATTATTTAACTGACACGTATGATATTACAAAAGACAATATATGGGACAAATGCTGCATGGGAGAAACAACCACACCTTGCCTTCACACATGAACGAGGCACCGTCTGGCGGCTTACATTTCTTCAGAAGTTGATTTTCTTCAGTGTGTGCTCTTTATACCACTCAGCAGCAACGaacaaaattctgacattcaagTGAAACGAATGATAAGCTATAGTGAAATCGTTTTCATGCATGCTAGTGCATTTGACTGGACTGTGGGCGAAGGAAGCCAACGCCTTTACTTGaaaggtacttgacaaacctctaAGGGAAACCCCCCGATGTTGGCGTTAACGCAGAAATTGTTAGTAACAGTATATCGAGGGGTTAAGAAATCGGCGTGACTCATATCCGAACTCACGCCCACACGGGTCTCAAGATGAAGAGACCTTTATACCACACCCGTAGCCTATGACCCAACTAAACCTTCGAGAGGAACTCCTGCTATTCTTAAGGCCATGCAAATTGTTAAGACTGCATTACAGCAAGATGCGAATTCCTCTGACgaatattatttaattaatttaatgtgtgttttgcgccgtactgaagaatatttcatttatacgccggcggccaaCCTTATTGACAGAGGGAACCGTGCAGTGCCcggggaaagcccacgaccatctgcgcGTTGCTGACAGTctttcccaagtacggccgcagaggaagacGGCATgtgctagatttgaactcacagcgatcgcattggcgagaggcttctgggtcattgcgccgtgctggcacgctaatcaactcagccacggagacccctatTATATTATGAGGACATTCACAATTATAATGTCCCAGTATACAGATGTCTGTAACACTCACCACGCTGATAGTGATTTTTCTTCGTTAAATCACGAGCCACATAAGTTATACAGCATATTATATTCCTCGGggatattttaattaaaaaacatgTCCTGTGTAATATGACAAAGATAGATCTATATAGCAGATGGGCCGTACCTTCTTCCATGGTTATAGCTTGAatgtataattaaatttaattaaaccCATGTAAGTACTAGAAACCGTTAGAACTCATAATTTAACCATAAACGCTATATGGATACATGATAACCTTTTGaatttcagtatttacaatAAAAGTTGACATGTTTCATGATGAACCAGCGTATTGTGGTAGTGACAGCCCATCGAATTCATCGCTACCATATCTATAGCGGACATATTCATGGCAAGTAGCTTGAGGGGCGTGCTAAATTgcgaataagtgaaatcagtattcagatggTGCTAATATATATGTTGTCGCTAATGAAGTAGGCCtacgtatctcagttgcgcttaaTTCGGCACGATGGAGATACGGTCCTTacgttgaaaaaaaacaaaaaacaacaacacacaactgtgttttacactgtgtaGGTTTAATTGTTGTTAACCCTCTCTACACCATCAAATTTAAGCGCGTCATAGAAATTTTTGTCTAATTTTTACATGACAAAACCGTCGAGCCAAACGCAACCCCTATGCGTAAGACCGGAAGTGCCCGCCATCTCTTCTAGGAAGCCCCCCACTCCCCCGATATTTTCCTCATGTATAATTAGACTTTGCTCTGAACATCACAGATATCAAAGACTGTGGGCTGGGTGTGTATATTAAGGAGCAGTGAGAGTATACAGAAAACTATGATTTCTGTCAAATCGGCTGACTACAGCTGGAAGCCGCTGCTTCCGTTTATACGTTCATGCAGTTGTTCATTTCCTGTGACATTTTGATTTCGGCCATCTTTGTTTTACCGTTAAAGATGAACAGATCCTATAGGATAAATTAACCTATACGGGGAATTGTCTTGCAGTTCGTGGAAAAGCGGAAATTCATTCATGACATTCGGGATTTTCGGGGAAAAACGAATAAAAGAAGTTTGTAGAAATAACATTGAATCTATGCGACGAAACAAACAtaatttgtataccagccgtcaaccatttTGGacgaactaagaaagtatatacagaaTGAAGttagaacggaatcatgcaaagaaaaggaatcaagaaaagaacaaatttaatataattaaagacgtacagaatagagagtaaaaccagagcaacgatgacaatgtgatagctggcaaatggtcacacgaaatatggcctcttgtcaatttacctcagtcagggttttgccGTGCAAGTACTAAAATGAACGCATTTATTGTCTGAAATTTtgtaacataaaaacacaaagttcTAATGTCGgtattttcaaaagaatttattttttaattatttatttgtggaaTGCATGATTCCTTTGCTCGGGTTCTTAAGTGAACAAGACATTTTGAGCTTAATAAATAATCCCACTATAGTATTTGAATGGGGGCTTGGGAAATAACATAAAAACGTGAAACAAGACCAAGCGAGCCGAGTCAAAGATGCGGATCTAACgaatacaaatgaaaacaaattcactCTTAAAACGATGTGctatatattttacaatatatGCTATAAAAAGCAAACCTGTAACCCTTTAACCTGGATTCCAATGAGTAACCAAACAATGTTGTGATTGTTGGACACCCAACAGATATGAATGTCGTGTTCATATTGAATCATCACTGGAGGACATGAATTCATGTAAAAACATATGTAAAGGTACATGTGTTATTTGTACTTCTTATATATGGAGAAGGTTACGTTAGGTTCCTATCCTCCGGGAAATGCGTATGGccctttttttccctttcactCAACATTTGCCTTACGTAGACCCTGTATAAATCAAGATTCTGTTAGTGGGGAAGAGTTTTTGAGGGCGCgtccctttgcattgctttCATGTCGCTGCTCATTAAATATGATGGTAACAGagcaattgatttatttatgtatttgactggtgtttaccccgtgctcaagaatatcaGAGAATTTAAGTAATACTTGATCAGTGATCTCTGAGAAATTGCAACTACATTTTAGCTAATTTTTCTTAAGCCATGTAAGCTCctattatttaaacatttttatgaacagttaaaataaaaccctaactaaggcAGATTGACTTGAAGCCGGATTCATGAAAAGCAGTTTTCATGAAATTGACCCCAAGTTCCAGTCATTTACTAATATATTACGCACGAGgcacttttagatttttgacGAAGATGCATGTGACACACGAAAATGCCAAAAACATGCTCAATGTATTCACTTTGTGTATGAGAGGACATAGGTATGGAAGCCCatagaggacatctcgctacctcCCTGCCTCGCCTTGTATTACAAAGGTCGAGGTAACACAATGTAGATGTGTACATCACTAAACAATACatcacaaatgtacatacatgtcttaaCATAGCCCTATATAGCATAAATATACGTAGGTGACCTTGCAGGCATCGTGGCTTAGGTTTTGTCTGAGTCTGAGTGTGTCTAACCCACTTTCTGGAGGTGTATATAACCGCCTATACAAACGAGACCAGCAAGACAAATGACATCAGTGGCATCTAAGGACATGCTCACTCTTGCAGCGGATGTGATAAAGGCGGTCTGACGCACTCATTGATGTAATGTGGCATGTACTGACGTatctatgtatacatttgtgtatgtgtgaagcCAGTGTGCGAGGCGACTAGTGTATTCTGGCCTATGTACTTGTAGTCAGTGGTTACATCCTGTATTTGTAGACTGTGTAGGCCATCGACATGAAGCCTTCATCACATGCTAACGCATGGTGTGCACAGAGGCGTGGCATATATAACAAGATGTGACATGCAAGAtatgtaatattacatttaaagCCCTATATACCGAAACGTTGCATAAAAGAGGTACGAGTGACGTGGCGTGTTGCAGAAagtctacatatacatcacCAGTCATACCTGTGTGTATAGGTCGATAGTTAAGTATAGAAACGTATTGATGGCAATTTCCATAGACATGCCAATTGCGTAAATAGCCTATACAAGTTTTTCGGACGTGTGTTCTTAATATGCTTCAGACGAAATCACGTGACTCGTGGCGTTGGCAGTAGTGTAGCATCGGGGCCGCATAACTACAACAGAGGCTGAAAAATCTGCCCATGTTTCTTATATAATCCACACGTGTATTAAATCTTATCCGTGTAGGCCGGTCTGCATGTCTGATTGATGCACAAATAGCACAATGCAAAGCACAGACACTCCGAATGAACTGGGATTGCTGAATGTGCATAGGGAAAGAGGGTCGTAAGAGGGAGAACACGAAAATGCTGTTGTTCACTTTATGGCATAGCCATGTAGGCTAGTATTGAATGTTCACTATGGCGGCGGTCGCCATTGCACTTGTGTCTAAAGCACCAACTGTCCTCTGTCGCCTTCCATAGATGTTAAATGTcagctacatgcatatatatacccTTATCTACACGGAACAAGGTCGAGCAGCCTGGTTTGCTCTACTTTCTCAGTTCTGCTTGCTATAGAATCAGGCAACAATATGGCAGCCAATGTCCCTTAACAGGAACAAGGCAATTTTTGACAGCAGTTATGTGCTGTCAGcaaatattcattttaaaaaaaaaaacagcatagaTTTGGTAGCATCCATTAGCAACTGTACCAATCTGTCAGTAAATTTTCATTCACAGAACCAAAGTAATTTTGGCAACATTCGTGTTCTTTTATCCTGCGCTGTCAGGAACTAGACCTATTCACGAGCAAAACCAGCGTAATTTTGACAGCATCATGTACATTTGCTGCATCGTATCAGCAAATATTCATGAACAAAACCAGggtaattttgaaaacatttgttcacatgtagctgtagcttgatgttagcaaaggtttatgggtagaaaaaataacaatttaatcagtgtaggcctactgacaaATACACAGTTAACAAAACATGTTGTCAACAAATGTTTAATCATATAATAGCTTACATATACTCTTGGTACATGacgtgtatataggcctactaaatAAATTGCCTCACTGCATGATATAAAGTTTTACTGTGTACAAACTTATCCATTACAGATCCAGAACTGAATGACTCCACGCTTAGTGTATTACCAATGCTACAAATATACGTAGGCTTTGTGCCATACATACCTCACGTCATGCACAATTACACTCTTACCTTACGTGTTCGCTTAGTATTTTAGAGTGAATTGCTCCTTTTTGTCTGTTCTAGTGGAAATATAAATGTGTCATAAACAGATCTATAGAAACAGAATGAAGGATGCTGAAACTTAAAGTACACGGTTTGAACAAAGATCTGCATGTGTACAATTATACACTATTTACCGTGTAGATTGGAACATATTATGTATTAAGATAAACACAAATATCTCATGTCTTTTATATCGTATGGAATATGTTacataactgatttatttatttattggattggtgttttatgccgtactgaagaatatttcacttatacgacggccgccagcattatggtgggaggaaacaggtcagaacccggtggaaacccatatataaatatgcagaATATAATACGAGAGACCTCAGTATATATAGCTTGGGTAAAATTACATGCCTATAAGTAAGAAATGCATGCGTGGTATTCCTCAACCCCTGCACAGATCATTTAATACAGCTACATGAAGGGAAACGTAGCGCGGCCATCATCCATGCAGGGTCCCCTGTTCCCAGTGTGGAAATATAGGCCAATACACCCAGGGAGAAAGTAAAACTATTGTGCAGCCAAAAGCTGTAGCCTGCTGACGAGGCATAACCATTAATTAAAAGTTGTGGACAACAGAGAATGTCATACCCTttctatattcatttatttacactgATGCATACATAGGTCTATTCTCCAGGTGCAAATAGAAACATTATTTCTGAATTTCATTTATGAATTATATACCAGTGAAATTTGTTGTGAGCAAAATCTGCACCAGCTTACTTTTGCTTTATAAATGTCGATGACTTGGAAATTTCCAAACCGTGCATAAGCCTGTACATTGCAGAGCGGACGGAGTGACCTAGCGACACGGATAGCCTACTTGTGTTTCTGAACCAGATAACGTGAAAATGGGTTAAGTACAATGAAGCCATATGTTACATACGCGCGCGGGTGAGAGCAAACGAACAGGGGATTCCCCGTAATAATTCCCCACAGTGCGCCTTAAATGTAACTTCAGCAGGCCTATCATATGCATGTTAGGAGAATAGGGCTATTGATCTATATATTACCCCAAGTCATATACACACTGGACGAGAGTTAACTAAGCTTTATCATAAGGCAAGATGAATAAGACACATATTTTAAGGGTTGACAATCTGGACTTAGGATCTTAACATACACCTGACATCATGTATATATTGCAGTCGACGCATAACATAACTTGTACTAGCTTGGGAATGTAATCATGATCTTttaggcctaggcctatatgAAGAGTTCATAAAACAGAAAACGGCCTTCATCTACACTGCCTCCAGTTTGATTTCGCCTCTGCACATACTAAATATTAATTTGAACGCATTGGAGCACATTTCAGATAAGTTTGACAATAGCATATAGGGCCTACAAGCACGGGAGTTTCCTGTAAGCAAATTACAAGAACTATAGCAGCAAACTTCGTAtcaggaatatatatatatatttatcaggAATATATATCTGGTATTGACAAGCAATGGGGTCTGGTGTAAGCAATCTGCAAGAACTGGACGCAGTTTTTGTACCACGCAGGGGTGACGACAGTTGTGAAATTTGCCCTATACACTGCATGAAATCTTTAGCTCCGCAGAGTGACCTTCAGCTTCGTTGAACACAATGGAAAATCCACCATTGCTGTGCAGCGCGTATAGCTAGCTTTATAAGGAGAAAGggaaatgtgaaagaaaaaacccTAAGGCTTAGAAGACAAAGAAAGCACACCAGGTGCAcaacgaaaagaaaaaagatattgTACGAAATAGACCTCACACACGGGGTATTACCGTTTATACCGGCATTGTGCCGCAGTTAAGTACAAACGTGGTAACGTGAGCTCTGCTGAGGTCAAATGTAAACAGGTTTACAACGAAAAATTCCAACCGGGCACTTTCTTtcgatttcatttttattacagaCTGACATCAACATTGTCACTTTTATGGAAAATAGAAGCTTCTGCTGCATGCATGCACTCTCAATGCACGTGTGTAAGCTATAATTgtctcattatatatatatacaactatCAGATTCATGGCCAAtaacctgtacaggtacatgttcatgtatacaccTGATGCTGACCGCTATATACACTACGTAGTCAACCCAAGGCACTCTTGTTCCCTTCATCCATAAacacctctccggccgtacgtgtgaaggtctgtcagcaacatacggatggtcgtgggattcccccgagCTCTTACCggtttcaccataatgctggtcaccgtcatataagtgaaatgttcttgagtacggggtaagacaccaatcaaacaattcTTCCATAAACCAGCTTGTTCgttgttgtttaaaaaattctcAAGCGCGGAGTTAACcgccactgaaaaaaaaaacaaaaaaaaaaacaaaaaaaaaaaacagcaagaTTGCGCTATACGGCGTTAGGACCTACAGTGATGACTCATGCACAGGTGCTCAAAACCAGttagtgttttaaattttagatgGTCTGTACGTCGGTTAGCCATAGCTCAAACAAGAGAAAGTACTTGGTCCGATACAGCGTTCAACGCTACGATATGGTAGACATGTAGGTCTACTTTAATTTGTTACCTACCTACATTCCAATTTTGTAAAATGGGGTGAAATTTGCCTGGAATGTACATCTTTCAATTGGACGCATCTCCGCACAGTACCAGACAGTTAAATGCAGAGCTTAAAAACAAGTAAAGGGTGTGGGTTCTTTTTGAATTTGATGACTATTCGATATTGGCGTGCTTACAGGCCTTGTATATAGGATTGCACTGAATTAAGTTGGGTACGGTTTTCTGCTtttaattttctcatttttctcaTAAGGTGAACTACCACACTGCGTGTGTTATCCGAATAGATTGTTATTGCGATGTCGGGGATGAGGTGAGCTACCACATTGCGGGTATTGTCCAAACAGATTATAACGGCAACTTCATGGACAAAATGAACTACCACACTGCGGGTATTGCCCGAATGGATTGTAATGGCGACCTCAGGGATatggtgattgattgattggtgtttttacgccgtactcaagaatatttcacttatacgacggcggccagcattatggtgggtggaaaccgggcagagcccggcggaaacccacgaccatccgcaggttgctgcaagaccttcccacgtacggccgtagaggaagccagcatgagctggtcttgaactcacagcgaccgcattggtgagaggcttctgggtcactacgctgcgctagcgcgctaaccgactgagccacggaggcccccagggATATGGTGAGATACCACACTGCGGGTATTGTCGGAATAGATTGTAATGGCGATGTCAAGAGATATGGTGAACTACCACACTACGGGTACTGCCCGAATAGATTGTAATGGCCACAAGGATATGACCTCTGGGGATATGGTGAACTACAACATTGCGTTACTATTCGAATACACAGTAATGGTGACGTCAGGGATAAAATGAGCTATACTGTCTGAACataaatcacacaaaacatGGCTAATGCTTATGTCCGCGGTACGGTCAGCTGGACTGCCATTATGCGTGTCATGCCCGCAATCAAGTATTAAGTTAATGACAGTCGCGGATAAC encodes the following:
- the LOC135466446 gene encoding NF-kappa-B inhibitor alpha-like, whose amino-acid sequence is MADLRSRLAQPTSRLDECVETDEVPVADMDVHVQDIRRCYGTTGPETDSGRLLSQPGHFDSGVGLDSFPSFCQDFKLLSVTDHRVSNLTILPEVCSDVCDSGCSEERLSSAKCPIVETDNNAEYHTRPSEVAFFEQDEDGDTQLHMAIIQLVGQVAECMILRATDHQQVNLMNDLRQTPLHLSVITNQPHISKKLMLSGALLELTDNKGNTALHIACKEGYRDCVEVLTTPFYSEDIRCPYALPVQNVPQNLEMANYEGQTCLHLAADNYLRPQQKHTYLQIVKHLLNIGANVNAPDGKSGRTILHYTAEYGNMKLMLVILQLPGVNLNATTYAGKTPLMLAIGRGFHDLAQGLVEAGAHPPPEGFYNLDSSEDMSDEDSGSEYDDICIDGQPLSRS